The following are encoded in a window of Anaerolineae bacterium genomic DNA:
- a CDS encoding HAMP domain-containing histidine kinase — protein MSQGSLAWNTLQPTWLKEALVELDAPPEQRRWLRPVLKEFFAALVRAIETHHFTELENLLRRWIANNPDQTDEPSEAPSFSIFQVVVRLQQATYRALQRAWPGDQAVQAQQALLPVWAHLLPFAAREEMRERIKRVNRRWEEVQREKEQLHQAKLTFISVAAHELRTPLTVIEGYSAILREALERLGNEQLLNYLEGILRGADRIREIVNDLVDISLIHANLLELSFQPLWLNRLFQSLALEFTSVLQERNQTLEVREFPGSDRLLYGDPERLYQAFGHLLSNAIKFTPDGGRITIDGRLLPGFVEVIIQDTGIGIAPEDQEYIFDFFARLGNPLTHSSSKTKFKGGGPGLGLPMTKGIIEAHGGTIWVESPGHDEARCPGSTFHVLLPLYDEPPQTDLAHLEMYRRLAETLRLTEGEPHEHPTR, from the coding sequence ATGAGTCAAGGTTCACTTGCCTGGAACACCTTACAACCAACCTGGCTGAAAGAAGCCCTGGTGGAACTGGATGCGCCTCCGGAGCAACGACGTTGGCTCCGCCCTGTGCTGAAGGAATTCTTCGCCGCGCTGGTCAGGGCCATCGAGACGCATCACTTCACCGAACTGGAGAACCTGCTCCGCCGCTGGATCGCCAACAATCCCGACCAGACCGACGAGCCCTCCGAAGCGCCCTCTTTTTCCATCTTCCAGGTGGTGGTTCGGCTGCAGCAGGCCACTTATCGCGCCCTCCAGCGGGCGTGGCCTGGCGATCAGGCGGTCCAGGCCCAACAGGCCCTCCTTCCCGTGTGGGCTCACCTGCTGCCCTTCGCCGCGCGCGAGGAGATGCGCGAGCGCATCAAACGGGTCAACCGCCGCTGGGAGGAAGTGCAACGCGAGAAGGAACAACTGCACCAGGCCAAGTTGACCTTCATCTCCGTGGCCGCCCACGAACTGCGCACTCCCCTCACCGTCATCGAGGGCTATTCCGCCATCCTGCGTGAAGCGTTGGAGCGCCTGGGCAACGAGCAACTGCTGAACTACCTGGAAGGCATCCTGCGCGGCGCGGACCGCATCCGCGAAATCGTCAACGACCTGGTGGACATCTCCCTTATCCACGCCAATCTGCTGGAACTCTCCTTTCAACCTTTGTGGCTCAATCGCCTGTTCCAAAGCCTGGCCCTGGAATTCACCTCCGTGTTGCAGGAGCGAAACCAGACCCTGGAGGTCCGAGAGTTTCCCGGCAGCGACAGGCTCCTCTATGGTGATCCTGAACGTCTATACCAGGCCTTTGGCCACCTGCTGAGCAACGCCATCAAGTTCACCCCCGACGGCGGTCGCATCACCATTGACGGGCGTCTACTGCCCGGCTTCGTTGAAGTGATCATCCAGGACACCGGCATCGGCATTGCCCCCGAAGACCAGGAGTACATCTTCGACTTCTTCGCCCGATTGGGCAACCCGCTGACGCATTCCTCGAGCAAGACCAAATTCAAGGGCGGTGGGCCCGGGTTAGGCCTGCCCATGACCAAAGGGATCATCGAGGCTCACGGCGGCACCATCTGGGTCGAATCCCCGGGCCACGACGAAGCCCGTTGCCCGGGCTCCACATTCCATGTGCTCCTGCCCCTCTACGACGAACCGCCCCAAACCGACCTGGCCCATCTGGAAATGTATCGCCGTTTGGCCGAAACCCTACGACTCACAGAAGGAGAGCCCCATGAACATCCAACCCGCTGA
- the rph gene encoding ribonuclease PH: protein MRPDGRQADELRPISLTPHAAPYAEGSVLIALGNTRVLCTATVEESLPRWMEQEGREGGWITAEYAMLPRATQTRTPRTNWQSSRSQEIRRLIGRSLRAAFDLSLLGRRSITVDADVLQADGGTRTAAITGGYVAVALALRPLIAAEEIPAEVFRSPLAAVSVGVVDGVPMLDLCYAEDLHAEVDMNVVMDAQGRIVEIQGTAEGAPFSRATHERLLDLAWSGIQRLLAAQRKVLEE, encoded by the coding sequence ATGCGCCCCGATGGACGGCAAGCCGACGAACTGCGCCCAATATCCCTGACGCCCCACGCCGCGCCCTACGCCGAAGGCTCGGTGCTCATCGCCCTGGGGAACACCCGCGTGCTGTGCACCGCCACAGTGGAGGAAAGCCTCCCGCGCTGGATGGAGCAGGAGGGGCGTGAGGGCGGTTGGATCACGGCCGAGTACGCCATGCTGCCCCGCGCCACCCAAACCCGCACGCCGCGCACCAACTGGCAAAGCAGCCGCAGCCAGGAAATCCGCCGCCTCATCGGTCGCAGCCTGCGCGCCGCCTTCGACCTCAGCCTGCTGGGACGGCGCAGCATCACCGTGGACGCCGATGTGCTTCAGGCCGACGGCGGCACCCGCACCGCAGCCATCACCGGCGGCTATGTCGCCGTGGCGCTGGCGCTGCGCCCCTTGATCGCCGCAGAGGAAATTCCCGCCGAAGTGTTTCGCTCCCCCTTGGCTGCCGTCAGCGTGGGCGTGGTGGACGGCGTACCGATGCTCGATCTTTGCTACGCGGAAGACTTGCACGCCGAGGTGGACATGAATGTAGTCATGGACGCCCAGGGCCGCATTGTCGAGATTCAAGGCACCGCCGAGGGCGCGCCGTTCAGCCGTGCGACGCACGAGCGCCTGCTGGACCTGGCCTGGTCGGGCATCCAGCGGCTCCTGGCCGCTCAGCGGAAAGTGCTGGAAGAATAA
- a CDS encoding rRNA pseudouridine synthase, giving the protein MSMILLFNKPYGVLSAFTDPEGRPTLAQYIPLSDVYPAGRLDLRSEGLLLLTDDGAVAHRLTHPRYKLPKTYWVQVEGVPNDEQLNALREGVFIKGGYRTRPAKVQVIPPPPLPPRPKPVTPHGPTTWLQNTLTEGKKHQVRHMTAAVGLPTLRLFRWRIGPFTAVGLRPGQWRALTPGEERTLRRALRLRTR; this is encoded by the coding sequence GTGAGCATGATTCTGCTGTTCAACAAACCTTACGGCGTGCTTTCCGCCTTCACCGACCCAGAGGGTCGCCCAACGCTGGCGCAGTACATTCCCCTTTCCGATGTGTACCCGGCCGGGCGGCTGGATTTGCGCTCCGAAGGATTGCTGCTACTCACGGACGACGGCGCTGTGGCCCACCGCCTGACCCACCCGCGCTACAAACTGCCCAAGACCTACTGGGTGCAGGTCGAAGGGGTGCCGAACGACGAGCAACTGAACGCCCTGCGGGAAGGCGTGTTCATCAAAGGCGGCTATCGCACACGCCCTGCCAAAGTGCAGGTCATCCCTCCGCCGCCGCTGCCGCCCCGCCCCAAACCGGTGACGCCGCACGGCCCCACCACCTGGCTGCAGAACACGCTCACCGAGGGCAAGAAACACCAGGTGCGGCACATGACCGCGGCGGTAGGGTTGCCCACCCTGCGCCTGTTCCGCTGGCGCATCGGCCCCTTTACCGCCGTAGGGCTGCGCCCCGGCCAGTGGCGGGCCCTCACCCCCGGCGAGGAACGCACCCTGCGACGCGCTCTGCGCCTTCGCACACGCTAA
- the hflX gene encoding GTPase HflX: MGQKETRMSTVRQGQIPLPTQPPQEHAFLVGVEIRGKEGPLPLEDSLEELARLAETAGLAVVGQTTQRLNRPNPKYLVGKGKLEEIRALVEETEADVLLFDDELNPRHLRELENYFGDRVRILDRTALILDIFAQHARTREGALQVELAQYEYRLPRLTRAWTHLARQTGGGGGRAGRMGGVGLRGPGEKQLEVDRRDIRRRMDHLRRELEKVRAHRQRYRARRRRNRLPVVSLVGYTNAGKSTLLNRLSQAGVYVADQLFATLDPTTRRIELPGGHLALVTDTVGFIQKLPTSLVAAFRATLEEIAEADLLLHVIDISHPRATAQAEVVLRTLHNIGAAHIPVLTVLNKVDLLEDPERAQASLSRFPNAVAISALTGQGIPKLLQAMADKLYATYTPVVVDLPYEQGGLIALFHELGQVERVEHHRGRVTIRGRLPGRLLARFAPFMVTASSGEALQETTAE; this comes from the coding sequence ATGGGACAAAAAGAAACGCGCATGAGCACCGTCCGCCAGGGCCAAATCCCACTGCCCACCCAGCCGCCCCAAGAGCACGCCTTCCTCGTGGGCGTCGAGATTCGCGGCAAAGAAGGGCCTTTGCCGCTGGAAGACTCCCTGGAAGAACTGGCCCGCTTGGCCGAGACCGCCGGGCTGGCGGTCGTCGGGCAAACCACCCAGCGCCTCAACCGCCCGAACCCCAAATACCTGGTGGGCAAAGGCAAGTTGGAAGAAATTCGCGCCCTGGTCGAGGAGACCGAGGCCGATGTGCTGCTGTTCGACGACGAACTCAACCCCCGCCACCTGCGCGAACTGGAGAACTACTTCGGCGACCGGGTGCGCATCCTGGACCGCACGGCCCTCATTTTGGACATTTTCGCGCAACACGCGCGCACCCGCGAGGGCGCGTTGCAGGTCGAACTGGCCCAATACGAATACCGGCTCCCCCGGCTGACCCGCGCCTGGACTCACCTGGCGCGGCAGACCGGCGGCGGTGGCGGACGCGCCGGACGCATGGGCGGCGTGGGGCTGCGTGGCCCCGGCGAAAAGCAGTTGGAGGTGGACCGGCGCGACATCCGCCGCCGCATGGACCACCTGCGCCGCGAGTTGGAGAAGGTCCGCGCCCACCGTCAACGCTACCGCGCCCGCCGTCGCCGCAATCGACTTCCTGTGGTCTCGCTGGTGGGCTACACCAACGCCGGCAAATCCACCCTGCTCAACCGCCTGAGCCAGGCGGGGGTCTATGTGGCCGACCAACTCTTCGCCACTCTCGACCCCACCACCCGGCGCATTGAACTCCCCGGCGGTCATCTGGCCCTGGTCACCGACACCGTGGGCTTCATCCAGAAACTGCCCACCTCCCTGGTCGCCGCCTTCCGCGCCACCTTAGAGGAAATCGCCGAGGCCGATTTGCTCCTCCATGTCATCGACATCTCCCATCCCCGCGCCACTGCCCAGGCCGAGGTGGTCTTGCGTACCCTGCACAATATCGGCGCGGCCCACATCCCCGTGCTTACCGTGCTCAACAAAGTGGACCTGCTGGAAGACCCTGAGCGTGCCCAGGCGTCCCTGTCCCGCTTTCCCAACGCCGTGGCCATCTCGGCGCTCACCGGACAGGGTATCCCCAAACTCCTGCAGGCCATGGCCGACAAACTCTACGCCACCTACACCCCGGTGGTGGTGGACCTGCCCTACGAACAGGGCGGCCTGATCGCCCTCTTCCACGAACTGGGACAGGTAGAGCGGGTGGAGCACCATCGCGGCAGGGTGACCATTCGAGGGCGCCTGCCCGGACGCCTCCTGGCCCGCTTTGCGCCGTTCATGGTCACCGCTTCCTCTGGGGAAGCCCTGCAAGAAACCACTGCCGAGTAG
- a CDS encoding aminotransferase class I/II-fold pyridoxal phosphate-dependent enzyme produces MNIQPADRIASFGAYFFAQLGKKIATLKAEGLDVIRIDIGAPDLPPPSAVIETLVEEARRPDTHAYTPYGGTPDFKEAVAEYYQRRFGVTLDPATEVLALIGSKEGLFHLAQALLNPGDLVLIPDPGYATYRAGAKIAGAEIFFMPLEEANGFLPDLDAIPEEMARRAKLLWLNYPNNPTGAVAPMAFFEKAVAFARKYDILIAHDAPYMDVTFEGYRAPSILEVPGAKEVAVEFNSFSKGFNMAGWRLGMLVGHPEVVRYVHVYKSQLDTSHFLPILRAGAAALRNAELDEWIAWRNGVYQERRDIVLEALKETRLQAQKPKASLYVWARLPEGEQDSKAFCDRLLRETGVSTTPGVIFGPHGEGYLRISLGTEASRLREAMERLIQWDKKKRA; encoded by the coding sequence ATGAACATCCAACCCGCTGACCGAATAGCCTCATTTGGCGCCTACTTTTTCGCCCAACTGGGCAAGAAAATCGCCACCTTGAAGGCCGAAGGCCTGGATGTCATCCGCATCGACATCGGCGCGCCGGATCTGCCGCCTCCTTCAGCGGTCATCGAAACCCTGGTGGAAGAGGCCCGCCGTCCCGACACCCACGCCTACACCCCCTACGGCGGCACGCCCGACTTCAAAGAGGCCGTTGCCGAATACTACCAGCGCCGCTTCGGCGTCACCCTGGACCCGGCCACCGAGGTCCTGGCCCTCATCGGTTCCAAGGAGGGATTGTTCCACCTGGCCCAGGCCCTGCTCAACCCGGGGGACCTGGTCCTCATTCCGGATCCGGGGTACGCCACCTACCGGGCCGGGGCCAAAATTGCCGGGGCGGAGATTTTCTTCATGCCCCTGGAGGAAGCCAACGGGTTCCTCCCCGATCTGGACGCCATCCCCGAAGAGATGGCTCGACGGGCCAAACTGCTCTGGCTCAACTACCCTAACAATCCCACCGGCGCCGTGGCGCCTATGGCCTTTTTCGAAAAAGCTGTAGCCTTTGCTCGCAAGTATGACATCCTCATCGCCCATGATGCCCCCTATATGGACGTCACCTTTGAAGGCTACCGCGCGCCCAGCATCCTGGAAGTGCCCGGCGCCAAAGAAGTGGCCGTGGAGTTCAACTCCTTCTCCAAGGGCTTCAACATGGCTGGCTGGCGTTTAGGGATGCTGGTGGGCCACCCCGAGGTGGTGCGCTATGTGCATGTGTACAAAAGCCAGTTGGACACCTCCCATTTCCTGCCCATCCTGCGCGCTGGCGCGGCCGCCCTGCGCAACGCCGAACTGGACGAGTGGATCGCCTGGCGCAACGGGGTGTATCAGGAACGCCGCGACATCGTGTTGGAAGCCCTGAAAGAGACCCGCCTGCAGGCGCAAAAGCCCAAGGCCTCTCTCTATGTGTGGGCCCGCCTGCCCGAAGGCGAGCAAGACAGCAAAGCCTTCTGCGACCGCTTGCTGCGGGAAACCGGGGTGAGCACCACGCCCGGGGTGATCTTCGGCCCGCACGGCGAAGGGTATCTGCGTATCTCTTTGGGCACCGAGGCCTCACGCTTGCGTGAAGCCATGGAGCGCCTCATCCAATGGGACAAAAAGAAACGCGCATGA